The Gracilibacillus caseinilyticus genome segment GCGCATTATTTTGATAATAGCTAATCATTTCATTATCTTCTTTTGATTTCTCCATCAGTATTTCTAATGGCAATAAGAATAGCAAAATAAAAAAGTAAGCCAGTCCAATCCAGCCTGTAGAACGAAACCCTTGCTTCCAAATTTCTTTTTTAAAGTATGATGTTTTCAATAGCATAGCCTGCCCCCTCCATTTCATAAATAAATATTTCCTCGAGAGTTAACGGCAATATATCGAAGATGACCGGAGACATACTGGTGATTTGACTTTCCACCTGCTGATATCCACCTTTGATGATCAATACATAGACACTTCCGCGTTTTTCCTGATAAAGAATATTCATACTTGCAAACAGTTCCTTATCCACTTCCTCTTTAAAGGCTATTTGCACCTTGTGAATATCTGCCTTTAAATCATCCAATCCCTTTTGTAGTAGTAAAGTACCCTTATGTAAGATACCGACTTCATCACAAATATCTTCTACTTCTTTTAAGTTATGAGAAGAAACCAGCACTGTCATTTCCCGTTCTGCGACATCCTGAATGATCCATGATTTGATTTTTCTGCGAATGACTGGATCCAAGCCATCAAACGGCTCATCTAAAATCAAATAATCAGGCATGGCACATAAAGCCAGCCAGAAAGCTACTTGACGTTGCATCCCTTTGGAAAAACGCTGAATTTTCTGTTTGGGATCAAGCGCCAGCACTTGCTGAAGCTGCTCAAATCGTTGCTGGTTCCAGTTAGAATACAAATTTTGATAAAAGTTCGCCATTTGTTTCACCGTATATTGTGAAAAGAAATATAAGGAATCCGGAAGAAAAATGATTCGATCCTTCAGTACAATATTTTCAAAGACAGGTTTTCTTTCTATCTGTACAGCACCTTCCTGCTGTTTCATGATACCTGCAATAATCTTAAGCAGTGTCGTCTTTCCTGCCCCATTTGAACCAAGTAAGCCATAAACAGAACCTTTTTCAATTTGGAGACTAACGTTATCCACGACCTTGTCCTTTTCGAATTTTTTAATCACGTTTTGAACTTGAATCATCCTTATCCCCCCTCATCGCCTGATCAACTTCTCTGATCAGTTGTTCTATCTCTGAAATGGATACCCCTAAAAATAACGCCTCCGCAATTTGCTTTTTTAATTGGTCTTTCACTTGCTTCACTTCAGCAGTATTGTCCGTCACTATCATATGATTCACGAAACTCCCCTTCCCTTTCACAGAATAGATAAAGCCTTGCGTCTCGAGTTCACGGTATGCTTTTTGAATCGTATTAGGATTAATCGCCAACTGCTGTGCAAGCATGCGGACTGAAGGCAGTTTTTCATCTTGTTTTAATACATCATTTATAATCAGTTGTTTTAATTTATCTACCAATTGTTCATATATCGGTTTTCTGCTGCGCAAATCCAGTTCAAACATGGCACCCTCCCTTTCTACTGTATTACACTGTATCATCCGTATTAACTGTATTAGTATATTTAGTACAGTTTTATTATATGATATATTTTGAAAATAGCAAGACTTAATTTCATTTTATTTCAATATTTATAACGTAGTAACTATATACTTTCAAAGAGGCCTATCCGCGCCCCGCAGGCCGCGGATAGCTTGGCCGGAGCAGTATCCCAGCACATGAATTATTTCAAAATCACCATTAATCTGCTAGTTGACATAATCCGTATTATAACAAACCGTACTTCTTTTTGAGCATGATTCTGCAATTCGACTTTGTGACTTGCTTTCTATAATAAAAAATAGAATGGGACATAAAGATGAATTAGCTTGTAATACCGAGCAATATTAAGATTTAATATATTTTTTAACATGCCGCGAAGTGCTCACAATTCACTGAGACTTCATGGAATTCTGATGTTGGCCAGGGCAAATAGAGGGTGGATTGTTCCAGGGGGGTACTCTTTCGGACAATATGTGCTCGAAATGATGCCGATTTGTCCGATTGAACCACTCTTTCAACCAATATGCGCTTGAATTAAGGCTGAATTGTCTGATTGAATCGTTCGTCGTCCAAAAGCTTTTATGAAACAGAAACAAAAGGACTTGCCAATCTGCCATGATCAAAACCTTTTTTGTAGCGAAAGGTGTTCGTATCAAAGCCTTGCCATATTGAAATATAATAAATAAAAAAAACGAACGGAGATGATGTTATGTAAATACATCGGATTTCTCGTTCGTTTTTTCATAAGCTTGTACTTTTTGTCCCAGCCTCTTCTTCACTATTATTTGAATTTTCGCTGATACCAGTCTCTTGCAGCTTCTGCTTCGGTTTGGGTTAGCTGGTGACCGTTATTTTCCCAGTGCACTTCTACATTAGCACCATTTTCTTGCAGGATTGCTGCTAAATCTTGAGATTCCTGTTCTGTACATAAAGGATCATTTTTGCCTGCTGTGATCAAGACATTGACACTGGCAAGCTCTGGCAGTTCCATACCTCTTCTTGGTACCATCGGATGGTGCAGTACCGCAGCCGTAAGAGCATCCTGGTAATGGAACAATAGACTCGCTGTGATGTTAGCGCCATTTGAATAGCCTGCTGCAATCACATAATTGCGGTCAAATCCGTATTCCTGGGCTGCTTCATCGATAAATTGATACAATTCTTTCGTTCGTTCAATAAGATCTTCCTCGTCAAATACACCTTCTGCCAAGCGCTTAAAAAAACGTGGCATCCCATTTTCGAGTACATTGCCACGCACACTTAACACATTTGCTTCTGGATCTATAATTTCAGCTAACGGTAATAAATCTTGTTCTGTTCCGCCTGTTCCATGTAATAGTAATATGGTGGGGCCTGTTAGACTTTTCCCCTCTTTGAAAATATGTTTCATACTTACACCCTCTCTCATTATCTCAACTTCGAAACATTTTCCTAATTCTAGTGTAAAAATATCCATGATATCTGTCAAGTAAGCTTGCCCACTCTTCCCAAGCATACTACAATAAGAGGAGAAAGAGAAAGTAATTAATATTGGAGTGTATCATATGAAGCAATTTTCCCCTGTATTTGTGAATTTAAGTAATAAAAAAATCGTTATCATAGGTGGTGGACAAGTCGCACTTCGAAGATTGAAAGGTTTGCTTCCCTATCATCAGCAAATCACTGTGGTTAGTCCAGCAGTAACAGATGAGCTAGATCAGCTTATTCAAGATCATCAGATAGATTGGCGCAAGGAAAAATGTGAACTTCGGCACTTCGAAAATGCCGACTTTATCGTTATTGCAACAAATAAAGAAGCAGTCAACCAATACATAGTCGACCATGCACCTTCCCATGCGTGGATTAACGCCAGTCATCGCTCAGAGGATGGCAATGTACAATTCCCGATCACTTTAACCAGAGGGAAACTGCAAATTGCGATTTCAACAGGAGGAGCAAGTCCGATTCTTGCGAAAAAAATCAAACGTGCTATCGAGCAGGAGATTCCTGATCAATATGAACAGTATGTTGACTTTCTTTATCAGGCAAGAACATTACTAATACAGCAAGAGTTGACACCTCAGCTAAAAAAACAGCTGTTGGCACAATTGATAGAAGAACCTATCTATGACAAAGATGAACAGCAAGCATGGCTGCATAAGCAAAGTAACAGAACTTAAATCCTCCCAGCCCTGGTTGCAATAAAAATATATAAAGCTACCCATAATACCGATTATGTAAAGTGAAACTGTAAAACAATGTGGTAATTTGGATAAGCTTTATATGCATAGCGAAGCTCCGGAAACATCTCCGCGTCCTGTGTGGTCAGCCTCAACTTCCTCGTGATGAGCAAAGAGCGCTTTCCTGCGGGATTTTCGGACACGACTGATCCACGGGGGGAGTCTCCGCATATTTTTTACGTGCTACAACGTATGAAACAGCTAAAAGCAGTGGTTCTAGGCATTTTGTTATTAATTCAAATGCTGTTATTGATGGATGCGCTCAATATGCTAGTTCTTACAAAAGTTGTAGAGTACTATCTTAGCGCAAGCCAACTCCCGCGGGACCGGAGCGTAATCCTTGCACTAACAACATTTCAAAAGATCGCTATGCTAGCATAATCGGTATTACAAGGACCCACCCTTCATCCTGAGCAAGATTACTTCTGCGATTCGCCTTTAATCACTTTCTTTACTTACACAAAAGACAAATGTGAAGATTTAACTTACCTCACATTTGTCTTTTTGCAATTGCTGTAATTTTTCCATCGCCTTACCCGATTTAATTTGCTGATCGGCCAGTTCAGTACCCTCTTCAATTGAATTGGTTACTTTAAATAAATAATAGCGCAACCCAGCATTTAACAGAATTTGATGATAATAATATTGATTTTCCGGCAATGCCTCCCCAGCAAAGACAGAACGTACAATAGCAGCCTGCTCTTCTGCAGACAGTTTCACTGATTTATCAAAATCATCCGAATACAGCCCATAATCCTTTGGCTTAACCGAAAAAGATTCCAAACCATCAGGTGTCCAATCAAATACAAAACTGTTTCGATGGACAGGTACATCTTCTGATCCTTCTAACCCCTGCACGAGAAAAACATGGTCATAATCAAGCTGTTTGAAAACATGTGCTAGATTGTTGATAGCAGTACGGTGAAAGGCACCTAGCATTACATTTCGTGCCTGTGCAATATTGACTAGTTTTTCCACTGTATTAAACAAGGTTCGCACTCCAATTTCCTTACGAATCGAACGGATGCTTGCGAGCGGCAAACAATATTTTTCTGTATCTGCAAAAGCAAAACGATGTTGTACAAATCGCGCTTCATTCTTGGACTTATCAGTATCAGATGCTAAGCCAAGTGCTTGAATGATTGACTTCAATGATGTACCGTATTTAGGCGGTAACGTATCACTTGCCGAGAGGAAAGCAGGAATACCTTGCTCCGCTAATAATATGGAGACAGGAATGGTAGCAGCAAATGAATTACGACCATTATAAGGACCGACAAAATCAATTGTTTGTTGCTGCATCTCTTTTGATAAATGAAAGCGATCAGCATGCTTTTGTAGTGTATGAATAAACGCTAGCAATTCTTCAGGCGTCTCCATTTTAATACGCTCTGCTACCAGATAGGCGGCAATTTGCGCATCTGTCGCTTCGTTTGTCAGCATTGTTTCCGCAATTTTAACTGTCTCTTCATACGGTAAATCTTTTGAACCTTTCTTACCTCTAGCTACTTCTTTCAGCCATTGTTGCATCCGTACTCGCTCCTTCTCTTACTTCTACTACTCTTTCTGTTAAAATATCCACAATCAGCGGATGATGACCCAGATAATCCGATCGTAATATTTCTTGCCCTGGTTCCAATTCAAATGTTGTCAAGTAATCCTTGATTCCACGATCCAGCAGACCAGTAAATAAGATATAAGGTATCACTAATACTGATTTTCCTTGGTGGACCTTATCTGCTAAAAAAGGTTCAAATTTAGGTTCGCTAGCTGCTAGGAAACATTTTTCAATACGATTACCAGAAAATTGATGACGAAGCATTTCAGCTAAGGTTTCTGTATTCTCCACCGCTTGTGGGTCACTGCTTCCACGCCCGACAAGCAACATATCATAGTTTCCAGGATCATTGGTACAAGCATTGATCCGATCGACTAAAACCTCGATCATTTTCGGTTCTACCTCGATCGCACGACCATAATAAAAAGATAGATTTGAATGTTTTTCTTTTTCCTTTTCTATCATTGCCGGAATATCTTTCTTCGCATGACCAGCCGTCAATAATAAAATCGGCATAATATAAAGATTTGTCGCTCCTTGCTTCACTGCATTATCAATTGCTTGTGCCAATGTCGGCTCCTGCAATTCTAAAAAACATGTTTCCTGAATGGGGGCATCAATATTATTCTTAACTTTTTCTATCAGTTCTATTGATTCTTTCTTTGATTCTGTTAATCTACTTCCGTGACAAATATAAATAACAGCTTCCACTTGTGCTCACTCCTATAATGCAGTTGAAATTGGCTTTATCTCCTGAAAGCTTTCTTTTAAATATTGCAGCCTTTCACCAACTTTTACAACTTCTCCTATAACAATCATAGCAGGATTTTGTATTTGATGCTTTTCTACTTGCTGTATGATCGTTTGTAACGTACCGCATATCATCTTCTGATTAGCAGTCGTTCCTTCCTGGATTATTGCTATTGGTGTTGAGGCTGACAAACCATGGCTTATTAATTGTTCCGTAATATATCCGAGATTACTCATTCCCATGTATATCGCAATAGTATCAACGGATTTGGCGAGGTATTCCCATTTGATTTCAGATGGTTCGCCGTTTTTACAATGGCCGGTAACGACAGCAAAAGATCGTCCCAGTTCCCGATGAGTCACAGGGATGTCGGCATGTGCCGGTGCAGCAATACCCGCGGTTATCCCTGGCACAACTTCATAATGGATTCCGTTTTTGGCTAAAGCTTCCGCTTCTTCCGCACCTCTACCGAATACAAAAGGATCTCCTCCCTTTAATCGTACTACATTCTTCCCTTTCTTACCATATTTAATGAGTAAATGATTAATCGTATCTTGTTTCATCAAGTGTAATTTCGGTAACTTCCCGCAATAAATTAAATCTGCTTCCTCTTTCGCTTCTTTTAACAATTGTGGATTGACTAGACGATCATACAGAATGACATCTGCTTGCTGAATCGCTTTTAATGCTTTTACGGTGATTAAATCAGGATCTCCCGGACCTGCTCCAACCAGATAAACTTTCCCCATTTGTTATCCCCCTTTTTTAAGTTGCTCCCACCTATTTTTGCTATAAATATGATAGAAAGATACTGTGAAAATGTGATGTTTAGCTGTGAAATCATTTTGACATATTTTATGTGCTAAGATACCGAATGAAAGCAGGCTTTGCTTTCCGAGGCTGACCCACAGGACGCGGAGCATATTTCCGGAGCTTTGCTACGCACATAAAATATGTCAAAATAGCCAAATTGTTATACAACTCACTTTCACATCGACTGTAATTAGAGTATTTTTGCAATAAGTTACTTCGCAGCATTCTTTAAAGAAAAAGAAGAAAAGCCGAACATAACTTGAACCTTGATTGATGAGATTTCTTGTTATGTTTGGCTTTTATTTTGATAGAAACCTATTATCCCAGCCTCTTTCGCATTTTATTGATCTGTTATTTCAACGTACACTTTATTATCTTCTATTGTTGTTTTGTAGGTTTGAACACAGCCTTCATCCGGAGCTTGCACCAATCCATCTGATACATTAATTTTCCAGTCATGTAATGGACAGAATACGTGTTCTCCACTTACCATTCCTTCAGATAGTACGCCGCCTCGATGCGGGCATTTGTTTTCAATTGCTTTGACTTTACCGTTCGACAAACGAAATACTGCCAGTTCTTTATCATCAACCACTACTGCTTTACCAAGACTGACTGGTAAATCCTCATAATTGCCGATTAACACTTTACCTACCGTTCGTTGTTCCATTTTGATTCCCCCATCCGTTATTTAGCTGTTACTTTCTGATACAAGTCTTTTAAGGTTGTTTCACTTTCTAATACATGGCTCCATGGTTCTTGATAAACAGATAGCGCTTGATCCATTCTTGCATTTAATTCTGCACGTAATTGATCATCGTTGACAATCTCTTGAACATGTTCAATACCAACACGTTCGACATAGTGAGAAGTTCTTTCTAGGTAACTAGCATTTTCACGATAGTATTGTAGGAAAGCTGCCGTATATTCTAATACTTCCTGTTGAGTTTTTACTTTCACTAAGAGTTCCGCTTTTCGCAGATCGGTACCACCATTTCCACCGACATATACTTCCCATACACCATCTAACCCGACAACGCCTACATCTTTAATGCCACCTTCTGCACAGTTACGTGGACAGGCAGATACACCCATCTTTACTTTGTGTGGTGTGTTTAAACCTTCGAATTTTTTCTCTAACTGAATTCCCATCCCAGTAGAATCCTGTGTTCCGAATCGGCAAAACTCTGCGCCGACACATGTTTTTACGGTACGAACTGACTTTCCATATGCATATCCTGAAGGCATCCCCAAGTCTTTCCACACATCTGGAAGGTCCTCTTTTTTAACTCCCAGTAAGTCAATACGCTGACCACCTGTCAGTTTGATCATACCGACATCATATTTATCGGCAACATCAGCAATTGTCCGTAAATCCTCTGCATTTGTGACACCACC includes the following:
- a CDS encoding NAD(P)-binding protein — protein: MKQFSPVFVNLSNKKIVIIGGGQVALRRLKGLLPYHQQITVVSPAVTDELDQLIQDHQIDWRKEKCELRHFENADFIVIATNKEAVNQYIVDHAPSHAWINASHRSEDGNVQFPITLTRGKLQIAISTGGASPILAKKIKRAIEQEIPDQYEQYVDFLYQARTLLIQQELTPQLKKQLLAQLIEEPIYDKDEQQAWLHKQSNRT
- the nirD gene encoding nitrite reductase small subunit NirD, which produces MEQRTVGKVLIGNYEDLPVSLGKAVVVDDKELAVFRLSNGKVKAIENKCPHRGGVLSEGMVSGEHVFCPLHDWKINVSDGLVQAPDEGCVQTYKTTIEDNKVYVEITDQ
- a CDS encoding ABC transporter ATP-binding protein, with the protein product MIQVQNVIKKFEKDKVVDNVSLQIEKGSVYGLLGSNGAGKTTLLKIIAGIMKQQEGAVQIERKPVFENIVLKDRIIFLPDSLYFFSQYTVKQMANFYQNLYSNWNQQRFEQLQQVLALDPKQKIQRFSKGMQRQVAFWLALCAMPDYLILDEPFDGLDPVIRRKIKSWIIQDVAEREMTVLVSSHNLKEVEDICDEVGILHKGTLLLQKGLDDLKADIHKVQIAFKEEVDKELFASMNILYQEKRGSVYVLIIKGGYQQVESQITSMSPVIFDILPLTLEEIFIYEMEGAGYAIENIIL
- a CDS encoding GntR family transcriptional regulator, with product MFELDLRSRKPIYEQLVDKLKQLIINDVLKQDEKLPSVRMLAQQLAINPNTIQKAYRELETQGFIYSVKGKGSFVNHMIVTDNTAEVKQVKDQLKKQIAEALFLGVSISEIEQLIREVDQAMRGDKDDSSSKRD
- a CDS encoding alpha/beta hydrolase → MKHIFKEGKSLTGPTILLLHGTGGTEQDLLPLAEIIDPEANVLSVRGNVLENGMPRFFKRLAEGVFDEEDLIERTKELYQFIDEAAQEYGFDRNYVIAAGYSNGANITASLLFHYQDALTAAVLHHPMVPRRGMELPELASVNVLITAGKNDPLCTEQESQDLAAILQENGANVEVHWENNGHQLTQTEAEAARDWYQRKFK
- a CDS encoding sirohydrochlorin chelatase, translating into MEAVIYICHGSRLTESKKESIELIEKVKNNIDAPIQETCFLELQEPTLAQAIDNAVKQGATNLYIMPILLLTAGHAKKDIPAMIEKEKEKHSNLSFYYGRAIEVEPKMIEVLVDRINACTNDPGNYDMLLVGRGSSDPQAVENTETLAEMLRHQFSGNRIEKCFLAASEPKFEPFLADKVHQGKSVLVIPYILFTGLLDRGIKDYLTTFELEPGQEILRSDYLGHHPLIVDILTERVVEVREGASTDATMAERSS
- the cobA gene encoding uroporphyrinogen-III C-methyltransferase, producing MGKVYLVGAGPGDPDLITVKALKAIQQADVILYDRLVNPQLLKEAKEEADLIYCGKLPKLHLMKQDTINHLLIKYGKKGKNVVRLKGGDPFVFGRGAEEAEALAKNGIHYEVVPGITAGIAAPAHADIPVTHRELGRSFAVVTGHCKNGEPSEIKWEYLAKSVDTIAIYMGMSNLGYITEQLISHGLSASTPIAIIQEGTTANQKMICGTLQTIIQQVEKHQIQNPAMIVIGEVVKVGERLQYLKESFQEIKPISTAL
- a CDS encoding anthranilate phosphoribosyltransferase, which codes for MQQWLKEVARGKKGSKDLPYEETVKIAETMLTNEATDAQIAAYLVAERIKMETPEELLAFIHTLQKHADRFHLSKEMQQQTIDFVGPYNGRNSFAATIPVSILLAEQGIPAFLSASDTLPPKYGTSLKSIIQALGLASDTDKSKNEARFVQHRFAFADTEKYCLPLASIRSIRKEIGVRTLFNTVEKLVNIAQARNVMLGAFHRTAINNLAHVFKQLDYDHVFLVQGLEGSEDVPVHRNSFVFDWTPDGLESFSVKPKDYGLYSDDFDKSVKLSAEEQAAIVRSVFAGEALPENQYYYHQILLNAGLRYYLFKVTNSIEEGTELADQQIKSGKAMEKLQQLQKDKCEVS